One Methanobacterium sp. genomic region harbors:
- a CDS encoding F420-nonreducing hydrogenase: MAEEGQKVKILTTWLSGCSGCHLALADINEALIDVMELADFEHSPVLMDVKYDEIPEVNVALVEGGIRNDENHEMAEKIREKADFVIAYGTCAVYGGIPGLGNLCTNEELLNEAYITCPSNVNPEGILPSEEVPTFESRVRPLGDVIKVDLNLPGCPPRSDIVAQAVMSLLKGEPLELPTTNLCEVCPREKPPEGLAMAEIKRQFELGKPEEDVCLVTQGLVCMGPATVSLCGAECPSIAVPCRGCYGPTGNVVDQGAKMISAIGSDFGVESDKTIDPETVADQLDDVVGTFYTFTLPASLVPMKMRKQEGK, encoded by the coding sequence ATGGCAGAAGAAGGTCAAAAAGTCAAAATATTAACAACATGGCTCTCAGGATGTTCCGGCTGTCACTTAGCGCTTGCAGATATAAACGAAGCACTTATAGACGTTATGGAACTCGCTGATTTTGAACACAGCCCTGTTTTAATGGATGTAAAATATGATGAAATTCCAGAAGTAAACGTTGCTCTCGTCGAAGGAGGAATCCGAAACGACGAAAACCATGAAATGGCTGAAAAAATCAGGGAAAAAGCCGATTTCGTTATAGCATATGGTACATGTGCAGTATACGGAGGAATTCCAGGACTAGGAAACTTATGTACCAACGAAGAGCTCTTAAACGAAGCTTACATAACCTGTCCAAGTAACGTAAACCCAGAAGGTATCTTACCATCTGAAGAGGTACCTACCTTTGAAAGCAGGGTAAGGCCACTTGGCGATGTTATAAAAGTAGATTTAAACTTACCAGGATGTCCACCAAGGTCTGACATTGTTGCACAAGCAGTAATGTCCTTACTTAAAGGAGAACCACTGGAATTACCAACAACAAACCTCTGTGAAGTTTGTCCAAGAGAAAAACCACCTGAAGGACTTGCAATGGCAGAAATTAAAAGGCAGTTCGAACTTGGAAAACCAGAAGAAGACGTATGTTTAGTAACTCAGGGATTAGTTTGTATGGGACCTGCAACAGTTTCACTCTGTGGAGCAGAATGCCCAAGTATAGCTGTACCTTGTAGAGGTTGCTACGGACCAACTGGAAATGTAGTTGACCAGGGTGCAAAAATGATCAGTGCGATTGGGTCTGACTTCGGTGTTGAATCTGATAAAACTATCGATCCAGAAACAGTTGCAGATCAGCTTGATGATGTAGTTGGAACTTTCTACACATTCACACTTCCAGCTTCATTAGTACCTATGAAAATGAGGAAACAGGAGGGTAAATAG
- a CDS encoding CooT family nickel-binding protein produces MCESTVYSTDGDKIMEDALFIKIDGENIGLTDILGTRKDITGTIVEIDLDKHAIYVKLSE; encoded by the coding sequence ATGTGCGAATCAACAGTTTACTCAACCGATGGCGATAAAATAATGGAAGATGCGTTATTTATAAAAATTGATGGTGAAAACATAGGACTTACAGACATATTAGGTACTAGAAAAGACATTACTGGGACAATAGTTGAAATTGACCTTGACAAACATGCCATTTATGTTAAATTAAGTGAATAA
- a CDS encoding dihydroorotase family protein, with translation MDLCLKNCKLVPENRECSIGIEDGKIVSITKIAPKSEEKIDIKGKIVLPGLIDSHVHFRDPGFPEKETFKTGSVAAACGGFTTVLDMPNTNPPTNTKKAFLEKLKIAEKKSVVDFGLHAGVDDINEIKKISELKPASFKIYMDLINDEDLLNIFTEIKGVPEDHLISVHAEDMDTVKECTDKMKQNSRINPEIYADARPPLAEDIAVLKATSLAKQLNSSIHICHVSTKKSLDIIQEAKGENCRVTSEITPHHLFLDASYFKKCGNFAKTNPPLRDKKYTLGINELEKIDVIGTDHAPHTISEKEKVVWEAPSGIPNLETTLPLLLTKVTENKMVLEDIKRLLCEKPAEIFNLKNKGKIAEGMDADFVVVDMKKEGIINPDKFKTKAKYSPFKGFKVKGMPVMTVVRGNVVMKDGEVFENSGKIV, from the coding sequence ATGGACTTATGTCTTAAAAATTGTAAACTTGTCCCAGAAAATAGGGAATGTTCTATAGGAATTGAAGATGGTAAAATTGTATCCATTACAAAGATAGCTCCAAAAAGCGAAGAAAAAATAGATATCAAAGGAAAAATAGTTTTACCTGGACTTATTGATTCCCATGTACATTTTAGAGACCCTGGATTTCCAGAAAAGGAAACCTTTAAAACTGGATCCGTCGCCGCGGCATGCGGAGGTTTCACAACAGTGCTGGATATGCCCAATACTAATCCTCCTACAAACACCAAAAAAGCATTTCTTGAAAAGCTTAAAATAGCAGAGAAAAAGAGTGTTGTTGATTTTGGACTGCATGCCGGCGTAGATGATATAAACGAAATTAAAAAGATTTCAGAGCTTAAACCTGCTTCATTTAAAATATATATGGACCTGATTAATGATGAAGATCTGTTGAACATTTTTACAGAAATTAAAGGCGTACCTGAAGATCATCTGATATCTGTGCACGCTGAAGATATGGATACAGTTAAAGAATGCACTGATAAAATGAAACAAAACAGCCGTATAAATCCTGAAATTTATGCAGATGCACGTCCGCCACTTGCAGAAGATATCGCAGTTTTAAAAGCCACTTCCCTGGCAAAACAGCTTAACTCAAGTATTCATATTTGCCATGTGAGCACTAAAAAGTCTCTCGACATAATTCAAGAAGCTAAAGGTGAAAATTGCAGGGTTACATCAGAAATAACTCCCCACCACCTATTTTTAGATGCATCTTATTTTAAAAAATGTGGAAACTTTGCAAAGACCAACCCTCCACTTCGAGATAAAAAATATACCTTGGGAATTAATGAACTGGAAAAAATAGATGTAATCGGAACCGATCATGCCCCTCACACGATCTCTGAAAAAGAAAAAGTAGTATGGGAAGCTCCATCAGGTATTCCAAATCTTGAAACAACTTTACCCCTGCTTTTAACTAAAGTAACTGAAAATAAGATGGTTCTTGAAGATATCAAAAGGCTTTTATGCGAAAAACCAGCTGAAATATTCAACCTCAAAAATAAGGGTAAAATTGCAGAGGGAATGGATGCAGACTTCGTTGTGGTTGATATGAAAAAAGAGGGAATAATAAACCCTGATAAATTCAAGACAAAAGCCAAATATTCTCCATTTAAAGGATTTAAAGTTAAAGGAATGCCCGTTATGACAGTAGTCCGTGGGAATGTTGTTATGAAGGACGGAGAAGTTTTTGAAAATAGTGGAAAAATTGTATAA
- the mvhA gene encoding F420-non-reducing hydrogenase subunit MvhA → MVKLTLEPVTRIEGHAKITVQLDDAGNVQDTKLHVMEFRGFEKFLQGRQIEDVPRIVPRICGICDVQHHLAATKAVDSIFGFTQDDVLPAAYKMRELMNWGSYMHSHALHFYFLAAPDFIAGKDRKTRNVFQIIKDAPELALQAIELRKNALSIVKATGGRPIHPTSNLPGGISTELDDETQKDLLAKAQRNVELADATIQTAIPIFEENLDLVKELGYVKTYHTGLVNDGVWDVYNGDVRVKDAEGNPYAEFAPENYLDYIAEKTKPYSYLKFPYLKDLGYPEGIYRVAPLSRLNVVDKMPDAAPKAQEYLNEFRKTFGYAQEPLLFHWARLIELVACAELAADTLDQDLSGQKWQDSLEKTAGEGIGIVEAPRGTLTHHYAADENGLVTKANIVVATIQNNPSMEMGIQKVAKDYIKPGVEVDDSIFNLMEMVIRAYDPCLSCATHEIDSQMKLSTLEVYDSEGHLINKL, encoded by the coding sequence ATGGTTAAATTAACACTTGAACCTGTAACAAGAATTGAAGGTCACGCTAAAATTACCGTACAACTCGACGATGCAGGAAACGTTCAAGATACCAAACTCCACGTTATGGAATTCCGTGGATTTGAAAAATTCTTACAAGGAAGACAAATTGAAGACGTACCAAGGATAGTACCAAGGATCTGTGGTATATGTGATGTACAGCACCACCTTGCAGCTACCAAGGCTGTTGACAGTATCTTTGGCTTCACTCAGGATGATGTTCTCCCAGCAGCATACAAAATGAGGGAACTCATGAACTGGGGTTCCTACATGCACTCCCACGCACTTCACTTCTACTTCCTCGCAGCTCCTGATTTTATAGCAGGAAAAGACAGGAAAACAAGAAACGTCTTCCAGATCATTAAAGATGCACCTGAATTAGCTTTACAGGCAATAGAACTCAGGAAAAACGCTCTTTCAATAGTCAAAGCTACTGGTGGAAGACCAATTCACCCAACATCAAACTTACCTGGTGGAATATCCACAGAGCTTGATGATGAAACTCAAAAAGACTTACTGGCAAAAGCTCAAAGAAACGTAGAATTAGCAGACGCTACAATTCAGACTGCAATTCCAATCTTTGAAGAAAACTTAGACCTTGTTAAAGAACTCGGTTACGTTAAAACTTACCACACAGGTCTCGTAAACGACGGTGTATGGGATGTTTACAACGGTGATGTAAGAGTTAAAGATGCAGAAGGTAACCCTTACGCAGAATTTGCTCCTGAAAATTACCTTGACTACATCGCAGAAAAAACAAAACCATACTCCTACCTGAAATTCCCATACCTGAAAGATTTAGGTTACCCAGAAGGTATCTACAGAGTTGCACCTCTCTCAAGGTTAAACGTCGTAGACAAAATGCCTGATGCTGCACCTAAAGCTCAAGAATACCTTAACGAATTCAGAAAAACATTCGGCTACGCTCAGGAACCTCTTTTATTCCACTGGGCAAGACTCATAGAATTAGTCGCATGTGCTGAACTCGCTGCTGATACTTTAGACCAGGACTTATCCGGTCAGAAATGGCAGGATTCTCTTGAGAAAACAGCTGGTGAAGGTATAGGAATTGTTGAAGCACCAAGGGGAACTTTAACCCACCACTATGCTGCAGATGAAAATGGACTTGTCACTAAAGCAAACATTGTAGTTGCAACTATCCAGAACAACCCATCCATGGAAATGGGTATTCAGAAAGTTGCTAAAGACTACATTAAACCTGGTGTAGAAGTAGATGACAGTATTTTCAACCTAATGGAGATGGTAATAAGAGCATACGACCCATGTCTATCCTGTGCAACCCACGAAATTGACAGTCAAATGAAACTTTCAACCCTTGAAGTATACGACAGTGAAGGACACTTAATAAACAAACTTTAA
- a CDS encoding 4Fe-4S binding protein → MIVVNKEGCIKCGACQGVCPTEAISVTPEDVIFCDLCSGEPKCVAACSTGALKAEEMPIGDTGKTQTRIVFSPSACNQCGDCVDVCPPNVLKMDEGKVQTTMPLHGFCVMCQKCVDVCPVEVIGIEGVKEPKVIEKDITGPIYISGCVGCGMCVEECPVDAITLSETGEVINIDEDACIKCGVCSQTCPWNAVYISGKEPVKRTKDIVAFDLNKDACIGCNVCVEACPGDFIEAKAADLSVELPEICAACGLCAKMCPVEAINLEVELGPAKPASDEGLVRNEELCIFDGSCAPVCPTGAIRVEPGESYEMCTRCGACASTCPTGALRVTQIDKEVNGEIVKRDRIEFSPSICDECGECIEVCPYNMLELTGDKKMPIKGYCVLCEKCVEHCPNTALSIK, encoded by the coding sequence ATGATAGTAGTAAACAAAGAAGGATGTATCAAGTGCGGAGCTTGTCAAGGTGTATGTCCAACAGAAGCAATCTCAGTAACACCGGAAGATGTTATTTTCTGTGATCTCTGTTCTGGCGAACCAAAATGTGTAGCAGCCTGTTCAACAGGTGCCCTCAAAGCGGAAGAAATGCCAATTGGGGACACAGGCAAAACTCAAACTCGCATAGTATTTAGTCCTTCAGCATGTAACCAGTGTGGTGATTGCGTAGATGTCTGTCCTCCAAATGTACTGAAAATGGATGAAGGAAAAGTCCAGACAACAATGCCTTTACACGGATTCTGTGTAATGTGCCAGAAATGTGTGGATGTTTGTCCAGTAGAAGTCATTGGTATAGAAGGAGTCAAAGAACCTAAAGTAATTGAAAAAGACATCACAGGACCTATATATATTTCAGGCTGTGTAGGCTGTGGAATGTGTGTAGAAGAATGTCCAGTAGATGCTATTACCCTCTCTGAAACTGGGGAAGTAATCAACATTGATGAAGACGCATGTATAAAATGTGGAGTATGTTCCCAAACATGCCCATGGAATGCAGTTTACATTTCAGGTAAAGAACCAGTCAAAAGGACTAAAGACATAGTAGCATTCGATCTCAACAAAGATGCATGTATCGGATGTAATGTATGTGTCGAAGCATGCCCTGGTGACTTTATAGAAGCTAAGGCGGCAGATCTTTCAGTGGAACTCCCTGAAATCTGTGCAGCATGTGGACTTTGTGCAAAAATGTGCCCAGTTGAAGCAATTAACCTCGAAGTCGAACTTGGACCTGCAAAACCAGCTTCCGACGAAGGACTCGTTAGAAACGAAGAACTCTGTATATTTGACGGTAGCTGTGCCCCAGTATGTCCTACTGGAGCTATAAGAGTAGAACCAGGTGAATCTTACGAAATGTGTACCCGATGTGGAGCATGTGCATCAACATGTCCTACTGGGGCTCTTAGAGTAACACAGATCGACAAAGAAGTTAACGGCGAAATTGTTAAAAGGGATAGAATCGAATTCAGCCCATCCATTTGTGATGAATGTGGCGAATGTATCGAAGTATGTCCATACAACATGCTGGAACTCACAGGCGACAAGAAAATGCCAATCAAAGGGTACTGTGTACTCTGCGAAAAATGTGTTGAACACTGTCCAAACACAGCATTATCTATAAAATAA